The genomic region GAGCCCTTCCGTTAGACGTCGGGCGGGCACAGCCCGCTGAACCATCGCGTTCACGTTAATCATGGTGGGGGAAATACCGAAGCCGGTTATGAACATCATGATCGCCATCAACACCACGCCTTTAGTGAATCCCACTAGCGTAACGCCAACAGATAGGGCCACCACCCCGGTTACGAACAGTTTCCACAGTGGGAACCGCCAGGTGCGTGCCCCGTAAATCAGACCCGCTAGCATCGATCCGGTGGCGAACACGGCCAGCAGTAATCCTGAGGCCGACCGCACTCCGTGTTCAGAAGTGAACGCTACTACGGACACGTCGATCCCACCGAACATCGCGCCCGCTCCAATGTACACGAGCGCCAGGGAGATCATCACCGGTTGAGTCATCACTGAACCACCCGCGTCCGCTGCCGCGTCTTTACCTAACGCCGGTGGTTCCGTTTCTCGTTGCGATAGGAACCACACGCCGCCAAACAGGGCAAACAAAACCGCTAACGCCAGGCCAGCGATTGGGTTTACGGAGGTGGTGAGCAAGGTGGCGAGGATCGGGCCCACCATAAACACCACCTCATCCAACGTGGATTCTAGTGAATACGCGGTGTGTAGCTGCGAGGCGTTCTCTACCACGCCCGTCCAACGCGACCGCACCATCGCCCCTAGGGAACCGGAAAACGCCCCAGCTATGATCGTAAAAATGTACAGTAAGATGGCGGGCCCACGCATGAATGCCACCACCATCACCCCGACGATGCCTAGTACGGATGTGATGACCGATGGGAGCATCACTTTTGACTGCCCATACCGGTCCACTAACCGCGCTAGCACGGGTGCCGCTACCGCGTACGCCACGATGTTCACCGCAGAAACTTGGCCGGCAAGCGTGTATGAGCCGTACAGCGCAGAAATCATTAGGATCTGGGAAATACCCACCAGGGACATGGGGAAACGCGCTAAAACCCCGGCTGCAGAAAACTTTAATGCACCGGGGATACTCAGGATCTCACGATACGACTTGAACACTCATCTAGGTTATTAGATATTTTGCTTTAAAACACGTTGCGCCAGGGGTGAAACATACCACCGGATCCCCATCAGAATGCGCGAATGTGCCGCTTACAGGTTTTGTAGGTGGGGGGAAAATATTAGTTGCGTGAGGAACCAGCAGAACGCGAACGTAAAAACAAAGTAAGTGAAAAGTACTGTTCCGCGCGCGCCGGGTACAACGAGGGCGAGAATAATCGGGGCAGCCCACACCAGCACAGCTGCGGCGGTGCGGGGAAGATAGCGGATCGACCGGATGGTAGCCGTTTGAAGGACAGATACGAAACTGGGGGTGGTGGGCTTGGGGCTTGGAGTGCGAAAGGGTTTCGATAACTGTCCTAACAGTGCAAATAACCACAGGGTAATTCCAGCTACTACGATTGTGCCGGCAATCAACCCCATTTCTAGCACCATTCCACTGGTGCTCGTTATCGCCGAGCTTGCCTGCCCAATCAACAGCCAGTTGTATCCCCCGAGCATCGCGAGAGCCCCGCACAGCACGGCCCCACCCGTGGCGGCACCGAACCGGTAGGTGAACTCGCGTAAAAACTGACGGGCCGGCCGTGCCCCGCCGCCTTTAATCAGGTCGGCAATCACTGCGTTCGCAGCCCGAGTAGTGGCCCCAATGGTGATTACCGGTAGTGAGCACAGTACCATCAGCAGGTTCACCACCACCAGGTCCGCGGCTAAAGACAACACCGCGTAGAACGAAGAAGAAGGGCTCAACCACTTAGGCACGTGACCTCCATACGGGTTGCTCAGCAAAGATTGTGTTGCGCACCGGGCCGGTGGAGGACCGTACCACCAGCTCACCGGGTAGCAGCAGGTGGCGCGCTGCCTCCCCACGCATGGCCGCGAACAGGGCTTCGCACGTGCGTTCCACTAGGTCGTGTAGGGGCTGTCGGATGGTGGTTAATCGCGGGTGCGAGTACGCAGCGATTTCCACCCCATCAATCCCCACCACAGACACCGCTTCGGGCACCCGCAGCCCCATGTCCAGCACGGCGCGCATCACCCCCAGGGCGATCACGTCCGTCATCCCCACAATCGCTGTGACCTGCGGGTGTTTCGACAGCATTTCGTAGCCCAACTGCAGTCCGTAGTGGTAGGAGTACGGGGTGTCTTGCACGGGCCCACGCAGCACCGCGGGAGTGGTATTGGAACCGAAACGCGTGCGCATTGCCGCGCGGAAATAGTGTGAACGCAGTTCTCCTACTGAATTGTCGGCCGTGTCCGAACCGATGAACCCAATTTCCTCATGCCCCAAGTCCGCTAAATACTCCACGATTTGCGTCAGAGCCAGCTGGTCATCGAGTGCCACCGACGAGTACGCGTCTGGTTTTAATGCTTCATTATGAGGGATGGTGCACAGCACGAAGGGCGCTCCAAGGGCCTCGAACTGTTTGCGGGAACCATCTAGCTGGCCGCCTAGGAACACCACTGCGGCTGGGTGAGCAGTGGCGGTGTGCTGCAAAGCCGCCTGCACTTCATCTTCCCCATGGGGAACCCGCAGCATCGTCACGTGCATTACGCGCTCGCGGATTTTGGCTTCGAACACGTCGAGCATCTCTAAGAAAAACGGGTTTGACGGCCCCTTAACTACTAGCGCCACGCTGTCTGACGTGGTCTGGCGCAGTTTCCGGGCGTGCAAGTTCGGGGTGTACCCCATGGTGCGTGCCATTTTGAGTACGCGTTTGCGGGTGTGGGCGTTCACGTCCGGCGCGTCGTTCAGGGCCCGTGACACCGTGGTTACGCCCACGCCGCAGGCCTGGGCGATTTCCTTAATGGTTACCCGCCCAGTAATTTGTGCCATCATTACTTACACTTTCGTTGCCCATAGGCGTGGCCCCTTCGGGGGCCTACCTTGAGGACTCTATCCTTTAACCGCGCCAGCTACTACGCCCTCAATAATGTACTTTTGGGCAAACATGTAGAACGCGACGATCGGGATGATCGCCAGCACCAGCATCGCCATCATCGCCCCCATGTCACGGTTACCGTTCGACCCCACCAGCATTTGAACAACCACGGGAATCGTCTTGTATTTAGTTGACAAGCCGATCACCAGGTAGGGCAGCAGGTAGTCGTTCCACACCCACATTGCGTTCAAGATCGCCACGGTAATCGCCGTTGGTTTCAACATGGGCAGCACTACCCTAAAGTAGTTCTGCAGGGGGCTGCACCCGTCGATAATCGCGGCTTCCTCAATGTCTAGGGGAATGGATTTAACGAACCCGCAGAACATGAATACGGACAAGCCAGAGCCGAAACCCAGGTACAACACCACGATCCCGATGGGGTTCGCTAAGTGCAGCATGTCGGCGATTTTCACGGTGGGGAACATGACCATCTGGAACGGGATCACCATTGAGAACACGAACATGTAGTACAGGGCACTGGTCCACCACGTTTTCACGCGGGTAATGAAGTAGGCGGTCATTGCGCAGAAGAACACGATTGCGCTTACCGACAGGATCGTGATTACGAACGACCACAGCATGGCCCAGAAGAACCCGGTTTGCACCAAGCCCGTCACGTAGTTCTCTAGGCCCGCCCACATTTCCCCTAGGGGGAGTGCGAATGGGTGGTCTGCGATGGAGAATTTTGTTTTGAATGAGTTGAATAGGATGAAAAATATTGGCCCGAGGAACACGCAGGTAAGGAACACCAGCACCGCGTACAGCAGCAGCTGTGCGGGCCCTAACTTCTGGCGCCGCCGCGGGTTTGCGGGGAGTTTGCCCCCCGGCGCGGCCTGCGGGTGGTTACCCGTACTAGTGCCGGAGTGGTCTGCAACCTGGAGTGTGTTCGGGTTTGAATTGGGCGCGTTCGGATTCAGTGCTGCGGTGCTCACGCCTCAACCTCCTTACTGCGCGTGGCGCGTAACTGGAACAGTGCGATCACTACTACGACGCACACGAAGATAACGGCTTTAGCTTGGCCTACACCCTCAAACCCATTTCGGTTGAACATGGTGTTCACAATGTTGAGGGCCACCATTTCTGTTTGGTGCTGCGGCGCCCCATTTGTTAACGCCAGGTTTTGGTCGAACATTTTGAACGTGTTCGACAGGGTGAGGAACAGGCAGATCGTGATGGATGGCATGACCGTGGGAATAGTTACGTTACGCAGGATTTGCCACCGGCCCGCACCGTCTATCTGCGCGGCTTCCACCAGTTCTGGAGGGACGTTTTGCAAACCTGCGATGTAAATGATCATCATGTACCCCACTAGCTGCCAGTTAATGAGGATGATCAGGCCGATGTAACCGTATTTCCACTCCGAAATGATGGTGGTTGAGTAGCGCGCGAGGAACGCGTTGATGATGGATTGCCAGGTGTAGCCAAGGACGATTCCACCAATTAGGTTTGGCATAAAGAACACGGTGCGGAAGAAGTTTGTACCCGCCAGTTTGCGGGTGAGGACCCACGCGATGGTGAACGCAAACAGGTTTACGCTGATGATCGACAGGATCACTACCAGCAGTGTGAAGCCGAATGCGGCGGTGAACC from Gleimia hominis harbors:
- a CDS encoding LacI family DNA-binding transcriptional regulator, which codes for MMAQITGRVTIKEIAQACGVGVTTVSRALNDAPDVNAHTRKRVLKMARTMGYTPNLHARKLRQTTSDSVALVVKGPSNPFFLEMLDVFEAKIRERVMHVTMLRVPHGEDEVQAALQHTATAHPAAVVFLGGQLDGSRKQFEALGAPFVLCTIPHNEALKPDAYSSVALDDQLALTQIVEYLADLGHEEIGFIGSDTADNSVGELRSHYFRAAMRTRFGSNTTPAVLRGPVQDTPYSYHYGLQLGYEMLSKHPQVTAIVGMTDVIALGVMRAVLDMGLRVPEAVSVVGIDGVEIAAYSHPRLTTIRQPLHDLVERTCEALFAAMRGEAARHLLLPGELVVRSSTGPVRNTIFAEQPVWRSRA
- a CDS encoding carbohydrate ABC transporter permease — translated: MQATLKKYFPIFVLPTLLAFLIAFLVPFFIGLFLSFADFTTITDAEFVGLQNYIDALDPREGFTAAFGFTLLVVILSIISVNLFAFTIAWVLTRKLAGTNFFRTVFFMPNLIGGIVLGYTWQSIINAFLARYSTTIISEWKYGYIGLIILINWQLVGYMMIIYIAGLQNVPPELVEAAQIDGAGRWQILRNVTIPTVMPSITICLFLTLSNTFKMFDQNLALTNGAPQHQTEMVALNIVNTMFNRNGFEGVGQAKAVIFVCVVVVIALFQLRATRSKEVEA
- a CDS encoding carbohydrate ABC transporter permease, with product MLLYAVLVFLTCVFLGPIFFILFNSFKTKFSIADHPFALPLGEMWAGLENYVTGLVQTGFFWAMLWSFVITILSVSAIVFFCAMTAYFITRVKTWWTSALYYMFVFSMVIPFQMVMFPTVKIADMLHLANPIGIVVLYLGFGSGLSVFMFCGFVKSIPLDIEEAAIIDGCSPLQNYFRVVLPMLKPTAITVAILNAMWVWNDYLLPYLVIGLSTKYKTIPVVVQMLVGSNGNRDMGAMMAMLVLAIIPIVAFYMFAQKYIIEGVVAGAVKG
- a CDS encoding DUF624 domain-containing protein, which produces MPKWLSPSSSFYAVLSLAADLVVVNLLMVLCSLPVITIGATTRAANAVIADLIKGGGARPARQFLREFTYRFGAATGGAVLCGALAMLGGYNWLLIGQASSAITSTSGMVLEMGLIAGTIVVAGITLWLFALLGQLSKPFRTPSPKPTTPSFVSVLQTATIRSIRYLPRTAAAVLVWAAPIILALVVPGARGTVLFTYFVFTFAFCWFLTQLIFSPHLQNL
- a CDS encoding MFS transporter; translation: MFKSYREILSIPGALKFSAAGVLARFPMSLVGISQILMISALYGSYTLAGQVSAVNIVAYAVAAPVLARLVDRYGQSKVMLPSVITSVLGIVGVMVVAFMRGPAILLYIFTIIAGAFSGSLGAMVRSRWTGVVENASQLHTAYSLESTLDEVVFMVGPILATLLTTSVNPIAGLALAVLFALFGGVWFLSQRETEPPALGKDAAADAGGSVMTQPVMISLALVYIGAGAMFGGIDVSVVAFTSEHGVRSASGLLLAVFATGSMLAGLIYGARTWRFPLWKLFVTGVVALSVGVTLVGFTKGVVLMAIMMFITGFGISPTMINVNAMVQRAVPARRLTEGLTWMSTAMNVGVSIGSAIAGRFIDHSGSYGGFHAVIAFAWLMTLVTLLSIPFLRETSRKRKKNHLPTELRSRRLGMGRLWKRKKRRKGDQNNGDTQDK